The following are encoded in a window of Pygocentrus nattereri isolate fPygNat1 chromosome 5, fPygNat1.pri, whole genome shotgun sequence genomic DNA:
- the znf503 gene encoding zinc finger protein 503 → MITLPSATALRNGDSALAWDSSGSRNISTKPFFHSVPPSDPLRQAQRLPIKVLKMLTARTGHILHPEYLQPLPSTPVSPIELDAKKSPLALLAQTCSQIGKPDPPPSSKLSSSSSGGSGEKEAKSGPLKLSDIGAEDKSSFKPYSKPTDKKESAAGADKSGFRVPSATCQPFTPGTGSPTSSTSASPMPSDGKGERDEKKEGGDCTKTCATDGSGATGVSHSRISVSCAGINVEVSQQQESKAAAAAASAASEPSSAPSATSASSVLGSGLVAPVSPYKPGQAVFPLPPASMSYPGGLAGAYGGYPQPFLPHGGGLVNAQLATSLGCSKAGSSPLAGASPPSIMSASLCRDPYCLSYHCASHLAGAAAAAGASCAHDSALKSGYPLVYPAHPLHSVHSTPPSFGGHAALYPYGFVLPNDPLPHACNWVSANGPCDKRFSSSEELLSHLRTHTAFTGADKLMSGYPSSSSLASAAAAAAMACHMHMPASGAPGSPGTLALRSPHHALGLSSRYHPYSKSPLPTAGAPVPVPAATGPYYSPYALYGQRLTTASALGYQ, encoded by the exons ATGATCACATTGCCCTCCGCTACTGCTCTCCGAAACGGCGACTCGGCTCTAGCGTGGGACAGCAGCGGCTCTCGGAATATCAGCACCAAGCCTTTCTTCCACTCCGTCCCCCCGTCGGACCCTTTACGGCAAGCGCAGCGACTCCCAATTAAAGTGCTCAAAATGCTCACCGCGCGCACGGGACACATTTTGCACCCGGAGTACTTGCAGCCTTTACCGTCCACTCCGGTCAGCCCGATCGAG CTAGATGCCAAGAAAAGTCCGCTTGCTCTGCTGGCGCAGACATGCTCCCAAATCGGGAAGCCGGACCCCCCGCCCTCCTCCAAGCTCTCCTCGTCGTCGTCCGGAGGATCCGGCGAGAAGGAGGCGAAGTCCGGCCCGCTAAAGCTGAGCGACATCGGCGCGGAGGACAAGTCCAGCTTCAAGCCGTACTCCAAGCCGACGGACAAGAAGGAGTCTGCGGCGGGCGCGGATAAGTCTGGTTTCCGCGTGCCGAGCGCCACCTGCCAGCCATTCACGCCCGGGACTGGCAGCCCCACCTCCAGCACGTCGGCCTCGCCGATGCCCTCGGACGGAAAGGGCGAGCGAGATGAGAAGAAGGAGGGTGGCGACTGCACCAAGACGTGCGCCACGGACGGCTCGGGGGCCACGGGCGTCAGCCACAGCCGGATAAGCGTGAGCTGCGCGGGGATTAACGTGGAGGTGAGCCAGCAGCAGGAGAGCAAGGCCGCCGCTGCCGCAGCTTCAGCCGCGTCCGAGCCGTCATCTGCCCCGTCCGCCACCTCCGCCTCCTCCGTGTTGGGCTCCGGACTCGTGGCGCCCGTGTCCCCGTACAAGCCGGGCCAGGCCGTATTCCCACTGCCTCCCGCCAGCATGTCGTATCCGGGGGGCCTGGCAGGCGCCTACGGCGGCTACCCGCAGCCCTTCCTGCCTCACGGTGGAGGACTCGTGAACGCGCAGCTCGCCACGTCACTAGGTTGCAGCAAGGCCGGCTCGAGCCCACTGGCCGGCGCCTCGCCGCCGTCCATCATGTCGGCGAGCCTGTGCAGAGACCCGTACTGCCTGAGCTACCACTGCGCGAGCCACCTGGCGGGCGCGGCGGCAGCGGCGGGCGCCTCGTGCGCGCACGACTCCGCCCTCAAGTCCGGATACCCGCTCGTGTACCCAGCGCACCCACTGCACTCCGTGCACTCCACGCCGCCATCGTTCGGCGGCCACGCCGCGCTCTACCCCTACGGCTTCGTGCTGCCCAACGACCCGCTGCCGCACGCCTGCAACTGGGTGTCGGCGAACGGGCCATGCGACAAGCGCTTCTCCTCATCCGAGGAGCTCCTGAGCCACCTGCGGACGCACACGGCGTTCACTGGGGCCGATAAGCTCATGTCCGGCTACCCAAGCTCGTCGTCTCTCGCCAGTGCCGCCGCTGCCGCGGCCATGGCATGCCACATGCACATGCCGGCCTCAGGGGCTCCGGGCAGTCCTGGGACGCTCGCGCTAAGGAGCCCGCACCACGCGCTGGGACTGAGCAGCCGCTACCACCCGTACTCTAAAAGTCCACTGCCCACAGCCGGAGCCCCAGTGCCCGTGCCGGCCGCCACCGGGCCCTACTACTCCCCCTATGCACTCTACGGCCAGAGACTGACCACAGCATCAGCGCTTGGATACCAGTGA